From Candidatus Dormiibacterota bacterium, the proteins below share one genomic window:
- a CDS encoding hemolysin family protein, with amino-acid sequence FGDTIVREVMQPRPNIVAVSVDDSPRRALDVVISEGYSKLPVFQESKDDIVGVVHDRELLIGLATGNLAQSSLRTLMRPVVHVPETKKLAELLREMQRDKFSMAIVVDEYGGTAGLVTMEDLLEEIVGEIRDEHDEDEQEAIAIVSPREAVVEAGTSIDDVNDELGTALPTDDFETIGGYIVGLFGRLPTEGEEVEADDRTRLRVERTRGRRILAVRIYTDGDVQQTQSNGQAVAGSSDVS; translated from the coding sequence TTCGGCGATACGATCGTTCGCGAGGTGATGCAACCGCGCCCGAATATCGTGGCCGTCTCGGTCGACGATTCGCCGCGCCGCGCGCTCGACGTGGTGATCTCCGAAGGCTATTCCAAGCTCCCGGTATTTCAAGAATCGAAGGACGATATCGTCGGCGTCGTACACGACCGCGAATTATTGATCGGTCTGGCTACGGGCAATCTCGCGCAAAGCAGTTTGCGCACGCTGATGCGTCCGGTCGTCCACGTGCCCGAGACGAAGAAACTCGCCGAATTGCTGCGCGAGATGCAGCGCGATAAATTCTCGATGGCGATCGTCGTCGACGAGTACGGCGGTACTGCCGGCCTGGTGACGATGGAAGATCTGCTCGAAGAAATCGTCGGCGAGATTCGCGACGAACACGACGAAGACGAGCAGGAGGCGATCGCTATCGTTTCGCCGCGCGAAGCGGTAGTCGAGGCCGGCACCAGCATCGACGATGTGAACGACGAACTCGGCACGGCCTTGCCGACCGACGATTTCGAGACGATCGGTGGCTACATCGTCGGTTTATTCGGACGTTTGCCGACCGAGGGAGAAGAAGTCGAAGCGGACGATCGCACGCGCTTGCGCGTCGAGCGAACGCGGGGGCGTCGCATCCTAGCCGTACGCATTTATACCGACGGCGACGTGCAGCAGACGCAAAGCAATGGGCAGGCGGTGGCCGGTAGCAGCGATGTCTCCTGA
- a CDS encoding cytidine deaminase, whose protein sequence is MSPEALLERARAARGSAYAPYSQFAVGAAVETIDGDVVVGCNVENASYGLSICAERAALVHAIALGHRSFRAIAIAGPDGAVAAPCGACRQFIVEFGEGIAVIYVGSAGPIQTSAGELLPHAFGPHSLA, encoded by the coding sequence ATGTCTCCTGAGGCGCTTTTGGAACGAGCGCGCGCGGCTCGCGGGAGCGCATACGCACCCTATTCGCAGTTCGCCGTCGGTGCGGCGGTGGAGACCATCGACGGCGACGTCGTCGTCGGATGCAACGTGGAGAATGCGAGTTACGGGCTCTCGATCTGCGCCGAGCGGGCGGCGTTAGTGCATGCGATAGCCTTGGGGCATCGGTCGTTTCGTGCGATCGCGATCGCCGGCCCGGATGGGGCTGTGGCCGCGCCCTGCGGCGCCTGTCGCCAGTTCATCGTCGAATTCGGCGAAGGGATTGCGGTGATCTACGTGGGCTCCGCCGGCCCGATCCAAACGAGCGCCGGGGAACTGCTCCCACACGCGTTCGGGCCGCACAGCCTCGCGTAA
- the recO gene encoding DNA repair protein RecO yields the protein MSAARSYKTNAVVLRGRQLGEADRIFTLFTDQRGKLDAVAKGVRRPKSHLSGRLEFGNECVMTMHRGRSLDVIVAADIARAPWSKLVDPDRFAVFSLVAEVIDAFCEPDLPMPDVYALLTGAVAAIAASDEPRSLIPRFSIRLLCALGLDPAVDCCVRCSLDFEGHAWLDPDAGGLICGACRERWRDLIEFDEADLQNVRAVGAAKGSAARATVRATPRVERAIETLLAHHLGRRPKASIR from the coding sequence GTGAGCGCAGCGCGATCGTACAAAACCAACGCGGTCGTCTTGCGCGGTCGCCAGTTGGGCGAAGCCGACCGTATCTTCACGCTGTTCACCGATCAGCGCGGAAAGCTCGATGCGGTCGCAAAGGGGGTCCGGCGGCCGAAAAGTCACCTCTCCGGTCGTTTGGAATTCGGAAACGAATGCGTGATGACCATGCACCGCGGGCGTTCGCTCGATGTCATCGTTGCCGCGGATATTGCGCGAGCGCCGTGGAGCAAGCTGGTCGATCCCGATCGCTTCGCGGTGTTTTCGCTGGTCGCCGAAGTGATCGACGCTTTCTGCGAGCCCGATCTGCCCATGCCGGACGTGTATGCGCTGCTGACCGGAGCGGTCGCGGCGATCGCGGCGAGCGACGAGCCGCGATCGCTGATTCCGCGCTTTTCCATACGCCTGCTGTGCGCGCTCGGGCTAGACCCGGCGGTCGATTGCTGTGTGCGTTGCTCGCTCGATTTCGAAGGACACGCGTGGCTCGATCCCGATGCCGGGGGCTTGATCTGCGGAGCGTGCCGCGAGCGCTGGCGCGATTTGATCGAATTCGACGAAGCGGACTTGCAGAACGTGCGCGCCGTCGGAGCCGCTAAAGGGAGCGCGGCCCGCGCCACCGTACGCGCAACGCCGCGCGTCGAACGCGCGATCGAAACGCTACTCGCGCACCACTTGGGCCGCCGCCCGAAAGCGAGCATCCGATGA
- the ruvX gene encoding Holliday junction resolvase RuvX — translation MSIMALDVGTKRIGVAIADPSGTFALPVGTVERSTLNADLERLAEYLTSYAVTDLVIGDPVALSGERGIAAQKMDAFIEQLARIYAGRVHRVDERMTTAQATKTLIAADVSRKKRKGVVDKMAAALILETFLSRRRNEAR, via the coding sequence ATGAGTATCATGGCGCTCGACGTCGGCACCAAGCGGATCGGCGTCGCGATTGCCGACCCGAGCGGAACGTTCGCCTTGCCCGTCGGAACGGTCGAGCGCTCCACCCTCAACGCCGATTTGGAGCGACTCGCCGAGTATCTCACGTCGTACGCCGTGACCGATTTGGTGATCGGCGATCCGGTCGCGCTCTCGGGGGAGCGCGGGATCGCGGCTCAAAAGATGGATGCGTTCATCGAACAACTCGCGCGGATCTATGCGGGGCGCGTCCACCGCGTAGACGAGCGCATGACCACGGCGCAGGCGACCAAGACGTTGATCGCCGCGGATGTCTCGCGCAAGAAACGCAAAGGAGTGGTAGATAAGATGGCGGCCGCGCTCATTTTGGAGACGTTTCTGTCGCGGCGCAGAAACGAGGCGCGCTGA